A single region of the Pseudothermotoga sp. genome encodes:
- the prfB gene encoding peptide chain release factor 2, with amino-acid sequence MIAYETKVKIEELKDKFEGLSKLIEPEKLRVELEELEGQLSSNDVWKDPKKAAEISKKIRHAKDLLFDFEKIKKQFEDVEVGLELAEEDREIAQHVEEIVSDLEKNIKRLELELVLNDPLDINNAYLSVHPGAGGTESHDWAQMLLRMYMRWAEKRGFSVELLDFQPGEEAGVKSATVLIKGEYAYGLLKHERGVHRLVRISPFDASHRRHTSFASVNVIPEIEDDIEIEVRPEDLKIETFRASGHGGQYVNKTDSAVRITHLPTGIVVSCQSERSQHQNKAMALKMLKARLYQLELAKRREQLEEIQGELKDIAWGNQIRSYVLHPYKMVKDHRTDIEMSNADAVLDGDLDPFIEAELLYFAKR; translated from the coding sequence ATGATTGCCTACGAAACGAAAGTTAAGATAGAAGAACTGAAGGATAAGTTTGAAGGTTTGTCGAAACTCATAGAGCCTGAGAAATTGCGGGTTGAACTCGAAGAACTCGAAGGACAACTTTCTAGCAACGATGTATGGAAGGATCCAAAGAAAGCTGCCGAGATCTCTAAGAAGATCAGACACGCCAAGGATCTTCTCTTTGATTTCGAAAAGATCAAGAAACAATTTGAGGACGTTGAAGTTGGCCTGGAATTAGCGGAAGAGGACCGTGAAATAGCACAACATGTGGAAGAAATCGTTTCAGATTTGGAGAAAAACATCAAACGTTTGGAATTGGAACTTGTGCTGAATGATCCTCTGGACATAAACAATGCCTATTTGTCTGTGCATCCAGGTGCGGGCGGTACAGAATCTCACGATTGGGCTCAAATGCTCCTGAGGATGTACATGAGGTGGGCTGAAAAGAGAGGCTTCAGTGTAGAATTGCTGGACTTTCAGCCTGGTGAAGAAGCCGGTGTGAAGAGTGCAACCGTGCTCATCAAGGGTGAATATGCCTACGGCTTGTTGAAACATGAACGAGGTGTTCACAGGCTTGTGAGAATTTCTCCGTTCGATGCTTCTCACAGACGTCACACTTCTTTTGCCTCAGTGAACGTGATACCAGAAATAGAAGATGACATAGAGATAGAAGTAAGACCTGAGGATTTGAAGATCGAAACTTTCAGAGCTTCGGGGCACGGTGGTCAATACGTGAACAAAACCGACTCCGCGGTGAGGATAACGCATCTTCCTACAGGTATCGTTGTGAGCTGCCAAAGTGAAAGATCACAACATCAGAACAAGGCGATGGCACTGAAGATGCTCAAGGCGAGACTTTACCAACTCGAGCTCGCCAAGAGGCGTGAACAACTCGAGGAAATACAGGGAGAACTGAAAGACATCGCCTGGGGAAATCAGATAAGATCTTATGTGCTCCATCCATACAAGATGGTTAAGGACCACAGAACCGACATCGAAATGAGCAACGCGGATGCCGTCCTGGATGGTGATCTTGACCCGTTCATAGAAGCAGAACTACTGTATTTTGCGAAGAGATGA